From a region of the Coregonus clupeaformis isolate EN_2021a unplaced genomic scaffold, ASM2061545v1 scaf0293, whole genome shotgun sequence genome:
- the LOC121568738 gene encoding heat shock protein 75 kDa, mitochondrial, translating to MSRCLKLFKFALGSSQRANSRLLCSGRGLGSRTVTSTFSEDAHVRQQQKQWSRTGMWNPSHPGLGLTQYSYYSTKEAEKVTLEADKVLEAEKAPATEKVPEVQNILEAEEKAPEEEPLHTIIQDTENVQGTFSKHEFQAETKKLLDIVARSLYSEKEVFIRELISNGSDALEKLRHKLITGGGDTAPMEIHLQTDQAKGTFTIQDTGVGMNQEELVANLGTIARSGSKAFLDSLQSQAEASSSIIGQFGVGFYSAFMVADRVDVYSQSAEPGSPGYKWSSDGSGVFEIAEASGVRTGTKIVLHLKDDCKDFSAEDRVKEVVTKYSNFVSFPIFLNGRLINTLQALWMMEPKSISEWQHEEFYRYVAQSYDKPRYTLHYRADAPVNIRSIFYVPDVKPSMFDVSREMGSSVALYSRKVLIQTKATEILPKWLRFLRGVVDSEDIPLNLSRELLQESTLIRKLRDVLQQRIIKFLMDQSKKEPEKYAKFFEDYGLFIREGIVTTQEQDVREDIGKLLRFESSALPAGQQTNLMEYGSRMKAGTRNIYYLCAPNRHLAEHSPYFEAMKQKDMEVVFCYEQFDELTLLHLREFDKKKLISVETDIVVDHYKEEKYQDSKPASERLTEEQAEDLISWMRNNLGNRVTNIKVTPRLDTHPAMITVLEMGAARHFLRTQQMARSTEERAQMLQPTLEINAGHDLIKKMHSLKESDSALAQLLLEQIYDNAMIAAGLNDDPRPMIARLNDLLTRALEKH from the exons ATGTCTCGGTGCCTGAAATTGTTCAAATTCGCTTTGGGTTCATCTCAAAGGGCCAACTCCAGACTCCTGTGTTCTGGACGAGGATTGGGTAGTAGGACTGTCACGAGCACATTCAGTGAAG aTGCTCATGTCAGGCAACAGCAGAAACAATGGTCCAGAACCGGCATGTGGAACCCCAGCCATCCAGGCCTTGGTCTGACCCAGTACTCCTACTACAGCACCAAGGAAGCAGAGAAAGTCACTCTGGAGGCAGACAAGGTTCTAGAAGCCGAGAAAGCTCCAGCAACAGAGAAGGTTCCAGAAGTACAGAATATTCTAGAGGCAGAGGAGAAAGCTCCCGAGGAAGAACCCCTGCACACAATCATCCAAGACACAGAGAATGTCCAAG GCACCTTTTCCAAGCATGAGTTCCAGGCTGAGACCAAGAAACTCTTGGACATTGTGGCTAGATCTCTGTACTCAGAGAAGGAG GTGTTCATCCGTGAGCTGATCTCCAACGGCAGCGACGCCCTGGAGAAGCTGCGCCACAAGCTGATAACGGGAGGGGGCGACACGGCCCCCATGGAGATCCACCTACAGACGGACCAGGCCAAGGGCACCTTCACCATCCAG GACACCGGAGTTGGGATGAACCAAGAGGAGCTGGTGGCCAACCTGGGGACTATCGCTCGCTCTGGATCCAAG GCATTCCTGGATTCCCTGCAGAGCCAGGCGGAGGCCAGCAGCTCCATCATTGGTCAGTTTGGCGTGGGCTTCTACTCTGCCTTCATGGTGGCTGACCGCGTGGACGTCTACTCCCAGTCAGCCGAGCCCGGCAGCCCCGGATACAAGTGGTCCTCTGATGG GTCTGGAGTGTTTGAGATAGCTGAGGCCAGTGGGGTCAGAACAGGCACTAAGATAGTGCTGCACCTCAAGGATGACTGCAAGGATTTCTCTGCTGAGGACAGAGTCAAAG AGGTGGTGACCAAATACAGCAACTTTGTCAGTTTCCCCATCTTCCTGAACGGGCGACTAATCAACACTCTCCAG GCCCTGTGGATGATGGAGCCTAAGTCGATCAGTGAGTGGCAGCATGAGGAGTTCTACCGCTACGTGGCTCAGTCGTACGACAAGCCCCGCTACACACTGCACTACCGCGCTGACGCCCCCGTCAACATCCGCTCCATCTTCTACGTCCCAGACGTG AAGCCGTCCATGTTTGACGTGAGCAGAGAGATGGGCTCCAGCGTGGCTCTGTACAGCAGGAAGGTTCTCATCCAGACCAAGGCCACTGAAATCCTGCCCAAGTGGCTACGCTTCCTTAGAg GTGTGGTGGACAGTGAGGATATCCCATTGAACCTGAGCAGAGAGCTGCTGCAGGAGAGCACCCTCATCAG gaagCTGAGGGATGTGCTACAGCAGCGTATCATCAAGTTCCTGATGGACCAGAGTAAGAAGGAACCTGAGAAGTACGCCAAGTTCTTTGAGGACTACGGCCTGTTCATCAGGGAGGGTATCGTCACCACACAGGAGCAGGACGTCAGG GAGGACATCGGCAAGCTGTTGAGATTTGAGTCTTCGGCGCTACCCGCGGGCCAGCAGACCAACCTGATGGAGTACGGTTCCCGTATGAAGGCCGGGACACGTAACATCTACTACCTGTGTGCCCCAAACCGACACCTGGCTGAACACTCCCCCTACTTTGAGGCCATGAAGCAGAAAGACATGGAG GTGGTGTTCTGCTATGAACAGTTTGACGAGCTCACCCTCCTGCACCTCAGAGAGTTTGACAAGAAGAAGCTGATCTCTGTGGAAACAGACATTGTGGTGGACCACTACAAGGAGGAGAAGTACCAGGACAGCAAGCCAG CCTCTGAGCGTCTGACAGAGGAGCAGGCAGAGGATCTGATCTCCTGGATGAGGAACAATCTGGGAAACAGAGTCACCAACATCAAG GTGACCCCTCGTCTGGACACCCACCCGGCCATGATCACGGTGCTGGAGATGGGCGCCGCACGCCACTTTCTGCGTACTCAGCAGATGGCCCGCAGTACCGAGGAGAGGGCCCAGATGCTGCAGCCCACCCTGGAGATCAACGCTGG TCATGACCTCATCAAGAAGATGCACTCACTGAAGGAGTCCGACTCTGCACTCGCACAACTGCTGCTGGAGCAG ATCTACGACAATGCCATGATCGCAGCGGGCCTCAACGACGACCCCCGACCCATGATCGCCCGCCTCAACGACCTGCTGACCAGAGCGCTGGAGAAACACTGA